In Salinibacter ruber DSM 13855, a single window of DNA contains:
- a CDS encoding Uma2 family endonuclease — MPTTTTAKEEHQKRWQEIVGDPLLSDLPYKTETNHRGQIVLSPHQFSHSQLQRAIQKKLDAVMAGGEVFPECPITTGKGVRQADVTWASESRVRKMEGAGDPPTVAPEICIEVMSGSNDWDEMKEKRELYREAGAEEVWIVTEDGDVHFFAEEELQASGIAKEFPSEL; from the coding sequence ATGCCAACCACAACGACGGCAAAAGAGGAGCACCAAAAGCGGTGGCAGGAGATTGTGGGCGACCCGCTTCTCAGCGATCTTCCCTACAAGACCGAGACCAACCACAGAGGCCAGATTGTCTTGAGCCCACATCAGTTCTCCCACTCCCAGCTCCAGCGCGCAATCCAGAAGAAGCTAGATGCTGTCATGGCTGGAGGAGAAGTGTTTCCAGAGTGCCCGATTACCACAGGGAAGGGAGTGCGCCAGGCAGACGTCACGTGGGCGAGCGAGAGCCGTGTACGGAAAATGGAAGGCGCTGGCGACCCTCCGACCGTCGCGCCGGAAATTTGCATCGAGGTGATGTCCGGGTCAAATGACTGGGACGAGATGAAAGAGAAGCGAGAGCTCTACCGGGAGGCCGGCGCCGAGGAGGTATGGATCGTGACTGAAGACGGAGACGTTCATTTCTTCGCTGAAGAAGAGCTTCAGGCGTCGGGTATCGCAAAGGAGTTCCCGAGCGAGTTGTAG
- a CDS encoding thermonuclease family protein — MKFIRQLSLAAVLLVLPGASVAQVQPGQTFAARVVEVTDGDTFGVRRSAGGEVIIRLRGVDAPESDQPYGTAATRAARRYVGGKNVRVAVEEIGRYGRAVARIEAEGSDLGAMLIGDGLAWHYDEYAPNESEYRRLERQARNAKRGLWSQSSPVPPWEWRDRTSGPGETSFEDRDCSDFDTQPEAQRFFERHRSDSSGGDPHNLDRDGDGQACESLPGGRNM, encoded by the coding sequence ATGAAATTTATCCGCCAACTCAGTCTGGCAGCTGTTCTGCTGGTTCTTCCTGGCGCTTCAGTTGCACAGGTCCAACCGGGCCAAACGTTTGCGGCCCGAGTCGTTGAGGTCACAGACGGCGACACGTTTGGCGTCCGCCGCTCCGCTGGAGGAGAGGTCATCATCCGCCTCCGCGGTGTGGACGCGCCGGAGTCCGACCAACCCTACGGCACGGCCGCCACACGGGCCGCACGGCGATACGTCGGCGGAAAGAACGTCCGGGTTGCCGTCGAAGAGATCGGCCGCTACGGCCGCGCTGTGGCCCGTATCGAGGCGGAAGGCAGCGACCTTGGAGCGATGCTTATCGGAGACGGCTTGGCGTGGCACTACGACGAGTACGCGCCAAACGAAAGCGAGTACAGGAGGCTGGAGCGCCAGGCCCGCAACGCGAAGCGTGGCCTGTGGTCGCAGTCCAGTCCCGTGCCGCCTTGGGAGTGGCGAGACCGCACCTCGGGGCCAGGCGAGACGAGCTTTGAGGATCGCGACTGCTCGGACTTCGACACCCAGCCGGAAGCCCAGCGGTTTTTCGAACGGCACCGTAGCGACAGCTCGGGCGGCGACCCGCACAATTTGGACAGAGATGGAGACGGCCAGGCCTGCGAAAGCCTTCCAGGCGGGAGAAATATGTGA
- the parA gene encoding ParA family partition ATPase produces MHVASTLHSKGGVGKSCLAINVARDLQLRELDVCILDTDKQSTASNWQASGDTEELPAVYSIEQPSALEKNIKDLEGAFDVAVIDGGAHLQKMHAAIVKASDLVMIPTQPAPADIWPLKTIVELVEARREVTGSPEAAFVVSRRKARTRLSKVVEETLAPFELPVWEGTGDRVAYAEAIGNGTSAIESGDKKAAAEIRQITDNVIETLRHE; encoded by the coding sequence ATGCACGTCGCCAGCACGCTCCATAGCAAAGGCGGGGTGGGGAAGTCCTGCCTTGCCATCAACGTCGCCCGCGATCTTCAGCTGCGAGAGCTAGACGTTTGTATCCTCGACACCGACAAGCAGTCCACCGCCTCCAACTGGCAAGCCTCCGGCGACACTGAGGAGCTGCCAGCGGTTTACTCCATCGAGCAGCCCTCCGCCCTAGAGAAGAATATCAAAGATCTCGAAGGCGCGTTTGACGTGGCGGTCATAGATGGAGGCGCCCACCTGCAGAAGATGCACGCCGCCATCGTCAAGGCATCGGACCTGGTGATGATACCGACCCAACCGGCGCCGGCTGACATCTGGCCGCTCAAGACGATCGTGGAGCTAGTAGAGGCCCGCCGAGAGGTCACAGGAAGCCCGGAGGCAGCGTTTGTCGTGTCCCGGAGGAAGGCCCGCACGCGGCTTTCGAAAGTCGTAGAGGAGACGCTCGCTCCCTTTGAACTGCCGGTGTGGGAGGGCACAGGCGACCGCGTTGCCTACGCGGAGGCGATTGGCAACGGCACCTCCGCCATCGAGTCGGGAGACAAGAAGGCTGCCGCGGAGATTCGACAGATCACTGACAACGTAATCGAGACCCTACGCCATGAGTGA
- a CDS encoding N-6 DNA methylase, which produces MSDRADYVESYSTKVNQAGSEAAKRELFKSLLERLFNENDRAREIIDDMSLGAESVVDVPLPERTKTGYADTQYGRVIIEFKDDLNKDEGDARNQLAEYVAGNWESGEDYNFTLLATDCKNWKVYAPDHKKLVGNENITVDDVELEETESFQIDEDQPDETFYFLDRYLFQTRPQKPTLERMKQDFGEHSPIFVSCLDHLSQYFEEVRDDDHVTVAFEQWQRFLSIAYGSFEAREEAFLVHTYLSILAKLLAYEVLTGDDHIDQEELEGILQGNIFAKYNVENFVDQDFYDWVGREEHFQHLQPVFRQLTSQIGQYDFSLVDEDILKGVYQELIDIDTRHQLGEYYTPDWLCERVVDELDIGGNSSVLDPACGSGSFLRAVIEKFKDEHPDLSARDILERVVGVDIHPLSVQIAKTTVLLTLSEKIRSLRRPVSLKVHLSNTLHAPEGSVDMFGEEFRMMIDGDPYRITVEVFEDPTTFDAAIRTCDKLAEFSAGREDYDREKIASSLHNQEEIGELSGSVLKSFHSIYLGIKRAKEAGRDTIWRFIVQNLYKPYFLKNSFDFVVGNPPWITYGDVDYGNYQDELDDLAEEYNVKPDKKKNYTHLEIASIFLSHSSWYFLKDEGEIAFVMPRSIFSGDQHDKARKGTARGYKITELWDLGGVDPLFNIPSSVVFADQKYVNSRFPEEGVSGYLVEGNPPEQNVTWEEAENHLNFEETQWHYGRLGSLTAFTPYKVEASEAVNYYKDHFKQGATTVPRNFYFVELDQKRPSSLDNRLVSVKTNEERRKYASKRWKPIKLSGQVHSDYLYRTAISSNVVPFAIIEPELVVLPVEVNSGHPRMKHWDDMVEEGDLKTAKWFKEVEEYWESNKTDKSEKLTYLDRLDYQSGIVDQNTNTPYIVMYTSSSKDANAAVLKRGEVDLPFIVEHKTYWYGTNDQDEAHFLAGFLNSAEPNRLIKSFQSRGLFGPRDVHKKILEVPLNQFDPEHGKHQRIAQMSRKCAKETDRYLREEKDTSKRSPYHLGRLRSSVRDHLTDRMEEIDSIIRSVIEK; this is translated from the coding sequence ATGTCTGACAGAGCTGACTACGTAGAAAGTTACTCGACGAAGGTCAATCAAGCCGGGAGTGAAGCCGCAAAACGAGAGCTGTTTAAGAGCTTGCTTGAACGGCTCTTCAATGAGAATGACCGTGCTCGCGAGATTATCGACGACATGAGTCTGGGCGCAGAGTCAGTAGTGGACGTTCCACTCCCGGAGCGCACAAAGACCGGGTACGCTGATACCCAGTACGGAAGGGTAATCATCGAGTTTAAGGACGATCTGAACAAGGATGAGGGAGATGCCCGGAATCAGCTTGCTGAATACGTAGCTGGCAATTGGGAATCTGGTGAGGATTACAACTTTACCCTCCTTGCCACCGACTGTAAGAATTGGAAGGTGTACGCACCTGACCACAAGAAGCTGGTTGGGAATGAAAATATAACCGTAGACGACGTCGAGTTGGAGGAGACAGAGTCATTCCAGATTGACGAAGACCAGCCGGATGAGACGTTCTATTTTCTGGATCGGTACCTCTTTCAAACTCGGCCACAGAAGCCAACCTTGGAACGCATGAAGCAAGACTTCGGCGAGCATTCGCCGATCTTTGTGTCATGTCTGGATCACCTCAGTCAATACTTTGAGGAGGTGCGTGACGATGATCATGTCACAGTAGCGTTTGAGCAATGGCAGCGGTTCCTGAGTATAGCCTATGGTTCGTTTGAAGCTAGGGAAGAAGCATTTCTCGTACACACTTACCTGAGCATTTTGGCGAAGCTACTTGCATATGAGGTGCTGACCGGCGATGACCACATCGATCAGGAGGAGCTTGAAGGCATTCTCCAGGGCAATATATTCGCCAAGTACAACGTCGAAAATTTCGTCGACCAGGACTTCTATGACTGGGTAGGGAGGGAAGAGCACTTTCAGCACCTCCAGCCTGTATTTCGGCAACTGACTAGCCAAATCGGTCAGTATGACTTTTCCCTAGTGGACGAGGACATCCTGAAGGGTGTATACCAAGAGTTGATAGACATTGACACCCGACACCAACTGGGCGAATACTACACTCCAGACTGGCTGTGTGAACGGGTTGTTGACGAACTAGACATAGGAGGGAATAGCAGTGTCCTTGACCCTGCGTGTGGAAGCGGCTCGTTCCTCCGGGCTGTAATCGAAAAGTTCAAAGATGAGCATCCTGATCTTTCAGCTCGAGACATTTTGGAGCGAGTAGTCGGAGTTGACATCCATCCTCTCTCCGTCCAGATTGCCAAGACGACAGTTCTTCTCACACTAAGCGAAAAAATACGGTCACTGAGACGTCCGGTATCGCTCAAGGTGCATCTCTCCAACACTTTGCATGCGCCGGAAGGCAGCGTCGACATGTTCGGCGAAGAATTCCGGATGATGATTGACGGAGATCCTTATCGCATTACAGTCGAAGTTTTCGAAGACCCTACGACGTTCGACGCAGCAATCCGGACGTGCGATAAACTAGCTGAATTCTCGGCTGGTCGGGAAGACTATGATCGGGAGAAGATTGCCTCTTCTTTGCACAATCAAGAGGAGATCGGTGAGTTGTCAGGTAGCGTATTGAAGAGCTTTCATTCCATATACCTTGGAATTAAGAGAGCAAAAGAGGCGGGTAGGGATACAATATGGAGGTTCATTGTTCAGAACCTTTACAAGCCGTACTTTTTGAAAAATAGCTTCGACTTTGTGGTAGGCAATCCACCCTGGATTACCTACGGAGACGTCGATTACGGGAACTACCAAGACGAGCTAGATGATCTTGCTGAAGAGTACAACGTAAAGCCAGACAAAAAGAAGAACTATACTCACCTAGAAATAGCATCCATATTTTTGTCTCACTCTTCATGGTATTTCTTAAAAGACGAAGGAGAGATTGCCTTCGTGATGCCACGAAGCATATTCTCCGGCGACCAGCACGACAAAGCGAGAAAAGGCACTGCAAGAGGGTACAAGATTACTGAGCTATGGGACCTCGGTGGTGTAGACCCGCTATTTAATATTCCATCCTCAGTAGTTTTTGCCGACCAGAAGTACGTTAACAGCCGATTTCCAGAAGAGGGCGTCTCTGGGTATCTGGTCGAAGGCAACCCTCCTGAGCAGAACGTGACTTGGGAAGAGGCTGAGAACCACCTCAACTTCGAGGAAACTCAGTGGCATTACGGGAGGCTCGGCTCACTGACTGCCTTTACCCCATACAAAGTTGAGGCGTCGGAGGCTGTCAACTACTACAAAGACCACTTCAAGCAAGGAGCTACTACAGTACCACGAAACTTTTATTTCGTGGAGCTTGACCAGAAGCGTCCATCCAGTTTGGACAACAGGCTCGTATCCGTAAAGACCAATGAGGAACGACGGAAGTACGCCAGCAAGCGGTGGAAGCCGATCAAGCTATCAGGACAAGTACACAGTGACTACCTGTATCGAACAGCAATCTCTAGTAACGTCGTCCCATTTGCTATAATCGAGCCAGAACTTGTGGTGCTCCCTGTTGAAGTTAATTCTGGTCACCCAAGGATGAAGCATTGGGATGACATGGTAGAAGAAGGCGACTTGAAGACTGCAAAGTGGTTTAAGGAGGTTGAGGAATACTGGGAGTCGAATAAAACAGACAAATCTGAAAAGCTAACCTACCTCGACCGCTTAGACTATCAGTCTGGTATTGTCGATCAGAATACCAATACACCTTATATAGTGATGTATACCTCTTCCTCTAAGGATGCAAACGCTGCGGTACTCAAAAGAGGGGAGGTTGATCTACCGTTTATAGTCGAACATAAAACCTACTGGTACGGAACAAATGACCAGGATGAGGCACACTTTTTAGCAGGCTTCCTTAACTCTGCTGAACCCAATCGACTGATCAAGAGCTTCCAGTCAAGAGGACTCTTCGGGCCCAGGGATGTCCATAAAAAGATCCTTGAAGTACCACTCAACCAGTTTGATCCTGAACACGGAAAACATCAAAGGATCGCACAGATGAGTAGGAAGTGTGCAAAAGAAACTGATCGATACCTTAGAGAAGAGAAAGATACATCGAAACGTTCACCATATCATCTCGGACGTCTCCGTAGCTCTGTGCGAGATCACCTGACAGATCGAATGGAAGAGATTGATAGTATCATACGGTCGGTGATAGAGAAATAG